In Epilithonimonas zeae, a single window of DNA contains:
- a CDS encoding DUF4251 domain-containing protein — translation MRAFILMISFAMMTMSCGSQIYLDPVTLNSAIQNKEFDFNATKAFPTNYDVINVLNSMPGSTGTRILNLDPGYGFNLKKDLFSVYLPYFGRAFTANPGDANNGGLRFESKEFTVKQSATKKGNTLLVITPRDAKENYVFNLEIFKNGSGFLSIRSDNRQPISFDGNISAPK, via the coding sequence ATGAGAGCTTTTATATTAATGATAAGTTTTGCGATGATGACAATGAGCTGCGGAAGTCAAATATATCTTGACCCGGTAACATTGAACTCTGCAATACAAAATAAAGAATTCGATTTCAACGCAACGAAGGCATTTCCAACAAATTATGATGTCATTAATGTTTTGAATTCGATGCCAGGTTCAACAGGGACTCGAATTTTGAACCTTGACCCAGGCTACGGTTTTAACCTGAAAAAAGATTTGTTCAGTGTTTATCTGCCTTACTTTGGAAGAGCTTTTACGGCTAATCCCGGCGATGCAAACAACGGCGGGTTAAGATTCGAATCTAAGGAGTTTACGGTAAAACAATCTGCTACTAAAAAAGGAAATACACTTTTGGTCATTACACCAAGAGATGCAAAAGAGAATTATGTTTTCAATTTGGAAATCTTCAAAAACGGAAGTGGATTTTTATCAATTCGATCTGATAATAGGCAGCCAATCAGTTTTGACGGAAATATTTCGGCTCCAAAATAA
- the meaB gene encoding methylmalonyl Co-A mutase-associated GTPase MeaB, producing the protein MNKTISLQDYIDGIKSSDKRILGKAITIVESKKPEHREIADQLLKEILPFTGNSIRIGITGVPGAGKSTFIESFGKYAIEQGKKVAVLAIDPSSSINKGSILGDKTRMEELAKDPNAFIRPSPSSGFLGGIANTTFESLLICEAAGFDYILIETVGVGQSETLVNDITDVFLFLKVIGTGDELQGIKRGIMEMADLIFINKVNDENLSKAKMTKTELTRALQFITPKEKNWKIPVLFGSALEKTGLEEVFDKIEDYISLKTKNGTFLETRKNQAQKRFEFWVREYILEKAKNDHSLENSFQEHKKNASELLSNPSSEASDFVKKLLGN; encoded by the coding sequence ATGAATAAAACAATCAGTTTACAAGATTATATCGACGGAATCAAATCTTCTGATAAAAGGATTTTGGGAAAAGCTATTACTATAGTTGAAAGTAAAAAACCTGAACATCGGGAAATTGCCGATCAATTACTAAAAGAAATTTTACCGTTTACCGGAAATTCTATCCGAATCGGAATTACAGGTGTTCCCGGCGCTGGAAAATCCACCTTTATAGAAAGCTTTGGGAAATACGCGATTGAGCAAGGTAAAAAAGTCGCTGTTCTGGCGATTGACCCAAGTTCTTCTATCAACAAAGGAAGTATTCTTGGCGACAAAACCAGAATGGAAGAACTGGCAAAAGACCCGAATGCGTTTATCCGGCCAAGTCCGAGTTCCGGATTTTTAGGTGGAATTGCGAATACGACCTTTGAAAGTCTTTTGATCTGTGAAGCGGCAGGTTTTGATTATATTTTGATTGAAACGGTTGGCGTTGGTCAAAGTGAAACTTTGGTAAATGATATTACGGATGTTTTTCTTTTTCTGAAAGTCATCGGAACTGGCGACGAATTACAAGGAATCAAACGTGGAATAATGGAGATGGCGGATTTGATTTTCATTAATAAAGTCAATGACGAAAATCTATCTAAAGCTAAAATGACGAAAACGGAATTGACAAGAGCATTGCAATTCATAACACCAAAAGAAAAAAACTGGAAAATCCCAGTGCTCTTTGGATCTGCTTTGGAAAAAACCGGATTGGAGGAAGTTTTTGATAAAATCGAGGACTATATTTCTTTGAAAACGAAGAATGGAACTTTCCTCGAAACCAGAAAAAATCAGGCTCAGAAACGATTTGAATTTTGGGTACGAGAATATATTCTTGAGAAAGCTAAAAACGACCACTCATTAGAAAATTCTTTCCAAGAACATAAAAAAAATGCTTCAGAACTGTTGTCTAATCCAAGTTCCGAAGCCAGTGATTTTGTTAAAAAATTATTGGGGAATTAA
- a CDS encoding c-type cytochrome: protein MKKTIYVLCFVGAIIYSCTTKTVATSTASINTSEEYVTKGKTVFDQHCGKCHGLPEASDHTPEQWNKIIARMAPKAKLNAEETNWVLAYVTVNAKK from the coding sequence ATGAAAAAAACGATATATGTCTTATGTTTTGTAGGCGCTATTATCTACTCGTGTACAACAAAAACAGTGGCGACCTCAACAGCTTCTATCAACACGAGCGAAGAATACGTAACTAAAGGAAAAACTGTATTTGATCAGCATTGCGGAAAATGCCACGGACTTCCGGAAGCTTCTGACCACACGCCGGAACAATGGAACAAGATCATCGCAAGAATGGCTCCGAAAGCAAAACTAAATGCGGAAGAAACCAATTGGGTTTTAGCTTACGTAACGGTTAACGCGAAGAAGTAA
- a CDS encoding tetratricopeptide repeat protein, whose product MTLTKSKYYFEALDNYPYSLPDCLEALNYALSYDPEDADSLCLMGRIYSEQIIDYEKAKLYFEEALQCDVTNLNTPKYYIKCLLDNEDFEEAEKLIIYSLKIKGIDKCRILIHKSHLFEIKMDFKKALETLKEANNFAYDQSMLDFLKSKEKVIKEKMPKKKKTKSKVKSNKKKETY is encoded by the coding sequence ATGACCTTAACTAAAAGTAAATATTATTTCGAAGCGTTGGATAATTATCCATACAGCTTGCCGGATTGTCTTGAAGCGTTGAATTATGCGCTTTCTTACGACCCCGAAGATGCAGATTCGCTTTGTCTGATGGGAAGAATCTACTCTGAACAGATTATCGATTATGAAAAAGCAAAACTCTATTTCGAAGAAGCATTGCAATGTGATGTGACGAATCTGAATACGCCAAAATATTATATCAAATGTCTTTTGGATAACGAAGATTTTGAGGAAGCAGAAAAGCTGATTATCTATTCTTTAAAAATAAAAGGAATTGACAAATGTAGAATTCTAATCCACAAATCACATTTGTTTGAAATAAAAATGGATTTTAAGAAAGCATTGGAAACTTTGAAAGAAGCTAATAATTTTGCTTATGACCAATCGATGTTGGACTTTTTGAAGAGTAAAGAAAAAGTCATCAAAGAGAAAATGCCCAAGAAAAAGAAAACCAAAAGTAAAGTGAAAAGCAACAAGAAAAAGGAAACCTATTAA
- the prfH gene encoding peptide chain release factor H has protein sequence MDKIIQITSGRGPLECQWVVAKVLKVFLEEVKQNKIDYEIIHRENGDENLTLKSATLLLKGKDLNEFLKSWLGSILWIGKSTFRKFHKRSNWFIGIFELEGLEKIEFNEKEIQFQTMRSQGSGGQNVNKVETAVRATYPRTGQSVFVQDSRSQLENKKISIIRLKEKVMEFHIQQLEKQLQETWNNHLNVQRGNPIRTFSGSDFKKNHQEKSFKKERNQLKNELKNYRNDLN, from the coding sequence ATGGACAAAATAATACAAATCACCTCGGGAAGAGGACCTTTGGAATGTCAATGGGTAGTTGCCAAAGTTCTGAAGGTTTTCCTTGAGGAAGTAAAACAAAATAAAATCGATTACGAAATCATTCATCGCGAAAATGGTGATGAAAACCTTACTTTGAAATCTGCAACCTTATTATTAAAAGGAAAAGATTTAAATGAATTTTTAAAATCTTGGCTTGGAAGCATTCTTTGGATTGGGAAAAGTACTTTCAGGAAATTTCATAAAAGAAGCAATTGGTTTATCGGGATTTTTGAACTGGAAGGTTTGGAGAAAATTGAATTTAATGAAAAGGAAATTCAGTTTCAGACGATGAGAAGTCAAGGAAGCGGCGGACAAAACGTAAACAAAGTGGAAACCGCAGTTCGTGCAACCTATCCGAGAACCGGACAAAGTGTTTTTGTTCAGGATTCCCGTTCGCAACTGGAGAATAAGAAAATTTCCATTATTCGATTAAAAGAAAAAGTGATGGAATTTCATATTCAACAATTGGAAAAACAACTGCAGGAAACGTGGAACAATCATTTAAATGTTCAGAGAGGAAATCCGATTAGAACATTCTCGGGAAGCGATTTTAAAAAGAATCATCAGGAAAAATCTTTCAAAAAAGAAAGAAATCAACTGAAAAACGAATTAAAAAACTACAGAAATGACCTTAACTAA
- a CDS encoding RtcB family protein — MGNLKLKGKDILKLGYPNNQSVNIALEVMKRNFATKNIHYVKSLLKEIQQNPENFEKDLTFGQIAEALLSSKKTEKRMLNTNRASFQIFGNNISDEAKNQLYTALKLPIATQGALMPDAHSGYGLPIGGVLAVENAVIPYGVGMDIGCRMSLSILDTPISYLDGARDKYEKALAEHTKFGMYETHKSHIDHEIFDRDTFGLIPVLRRLKGKAIKQMGSSGGGNHFVEFGEVEISEEDEQINLPKGKYLGILSHSGSRGLGAEIAQYYSRVATEQCPLPKEAQNFAWLDLNTHLGLEYWTAMNLAGDYASACHDDIHRRLVKAVGGRVKARIENHHNFAWKEIHNGKEVIVHRKGATPANENELGMIPASMTAKGFIVRGKGNPDSLNSASHGAGRAFSRGECRNRFTQNDIKKELKLKNVTLMGGNAEEAPMAYKDINEVMNAQSELVDIMGTFQPRIVRMDK; from the coding sequence ATGGGAAATTTAAAACTAAAAGGAAAAGATATATTAAAATTAGGCTATCCAAACAACCAAAGCGTCAACATCGCTTTGGAAGTGATGAAGAGGAATTTTGCAACCAAAAATATTCATTATGTGAAATCTCTTCTCAAGGAAATCCAGCAAAATCCGGAGAACTTCGAGAAAGATTTAACTTTCGGACAAATCGCAGAAGCTTTGTTGTCATCCAAGAAAACTGAAAAAAGAATGCTCAATACCAACCGAGCTTCATTTCAAATTTTCGGAAACAATATTTCGGATGAAGCAAAAAACCAATTGTACACCGCATTAAAACTGCCCATAGCAACGCAAGGCGCTTTGATGCCCGATGCACACAGCGGTTATGGACTTCCAATCGGTGGTGTTCTCGCCGTAGAAAATGCTGTGATTCCGTACGGAGTCGGGATGGATATCGGTTGCAGAATGAGTCTCAGTATTTTGGATACGCCAATTTCATATCTGGACGGCGCGCGAGATAAATATGAAAAAGCGCTTGCCGAACACACCAAATTCGGAATGTATGAAACGCACAAATCTCACATCGACCACGAAATTTTCGACAGAGATACGTTCGGTTTAATTCCGGTTTTGAGAAGATTAAAAGGAAAAGCCATCAAACAAATGGGAAGTTCAGGCGGTGGAAATCACTTTGTGGAATTCGGGGAAGTAGAAATTTCGGAAGAAGACGAACAAATCAACCTTCCAAAAGGAAAATACCTCGGGATTCTCTCTCACAGCGGTTCGCGTGGATTGGGAGCAGAAATCGCTCAGTATTATTCGAGAGTGGCGACAGAACAATGTCCGTTGCCAAAAGAAGCGCAAAACTTTGCCTGGCTGGATTTGAACACACATCTCGGATTAGAATACTGGACGGCGATGAATCTCGCAGGAGATTATGCTTCGGCCTGTCACGACGATATTCACAGAAGATTGGTAAAAGCTGTCGGCGGTAGAGTGAAAGCCAGAATTGAAAACCATCACAATTTCGCGTGGAAAGAAATCCACAACGGAAAAGAAGTGATAGTTCACAGAAAAGGTGCCACTCCAGCCAACGAAAATGAGTTGGGAATGATTCCCGCATCGATGACCGCAAAAGGTTTCATCGTTCGTGGAAAAGGAAATCCGGATTCGTTGAACTCTGCTTCACACGGAGCGGGACGTGCTTTTTCGAGAGGAGAATGCAGAAACCGTTTCACTCAAAATGACATTAAAAAAGAATTAAAACTCAAAAATGTCACATTGATGGGCGGAAATGCCGAAGAAGCACCGATGGCGTACAAAGACATCAATGAAGTGATGAACGCTCAAAGCGAATTGGTGGATATTATGGGAACTTTCCAACCTCGAATTGTGAGAATGGATAAGTAA
- the scpA gene encoding methylmalonyl-CoA mutase, whose amino-acid sequence MRHKIKNQNPDFQNIEFNSNSENYTFEKDGLELKSKYSAEDIKNKSILNGSAGIAPFLRGPYSTMYVQKPWTIRQYAGFSTAEESNAFYRRNLQAGQKGLSVAFDLATHRGYDSDHARVVGDVGKAGVAIDSVEDMKILFDQIPLDEISVSMTMNGAVLPILSFYIVAAEEQGVSQDKLSGTIQNDILKEFMVRNTYIYPPTPSMKIIADIFEYTSKNIPKFNSISISGYHMQEAGATPVLEMAYTLADGLEYVRTGIKAGMNVDDFAPRLSFFWAIGMNHFMEIAKMRAARYIWANLLKQFNPQNPKSLALRTHSQTSGWSLTEQEPFNNITRTTIEALSSALGGTQSLHTNALDEAIALPTDYSAKIARNTQIILQQESRICDVVDPMGGSHLVESLTQKMIDEAMKYIDEVEKEGGMTKAIEAGIPKMRIEEASAIKQAKIDSGEEFIIGINSFKSDLKQTEIEILDIDNTEVRRKQIERLEKIKAERNPEAFEKILNKIRETAKTGNGNLLELCIEAARRRVTLGEMSDAMEESFGRYKANIRTISGVYAMNASKNEYFEKAVALSQKFEDQEGRRPRIMVAKMGQDGHDRGAKVVATAFADMGFDVDVAPLFQTPEEVAKQAVENDIHILGVSSLAAGHKTLVPQVVEELKKLGADDITIVVGGVIPQQDYEFLYANGAHHIFGPGTNLPKSAVEILEKFLS is encoded by the coding sequence ATGCGCCACAAAATAAAAAACCAAAACCCTGATTTTCAAAACATTGAATTCAATTCGAATTCAGAAAATTATACGTTTGAAAAAGACGGATTGGAGCTTAAATCAAAATATTCCGCAGAAGATATAAAAAACAAAAGCATTTTGAACGGTTCTGCTGGAATTGCGCCTTTTCTTCGAGGTCCTTATTCTACAATGTATGTTCAGAAACCTTGGACCATTCGTCAATACGCAGGTTTTTCTACGGCAGAAGAATCAAACGCTTTTTACAGACGAAACCTTCAGGCGGGACAAAAAGGTCTTTCCGTAGCTTTCGATTTGGCAACACACAGAGGTTACGATTCCGACCACGCAAGAGTCGTTGGCGACGTTGGAAAAGCGGGTGTTGCAATTGATTCTGTCGAGGATATGAAAATTCTGTTTGACCAAATTCCATTAGATGAAATCTCAGTTTCGATGACGATGAACGGCGCAGTTCTTCCGATTTTATCTTTCTATATTGTTGCTGCAGAAGAACAAGGTGTTTCTCAGGATAAATTGTCAGGAACGATTCAAAATGATATTTTGAAAGAATTTATGGTGCGGAATACTTATATATATCCACCTACTCCATCAATGAAAATCATCGCCGATATTTTCGAATATACTTCAAAAAATATCCCAAAATTCAATTCCATTTCAATTTCAGGTTATCATATGCAGGAAGCTGGTGCAACACCGGTTTTGGAAATGGCCTACACTTTAGCCGACGGCCTAGAATACGTAAGAACCGGAATAAAAGCAGGAATGAACGTTGACGATTTCGCCCCAAGATTATCCTTTTTCTGGGCCATCGGAATGAATCATTTTATGGAAATCGCCAAGATGCGAGCGGCAAGATATATTTGGGCAAATCTTCTGAAACAATTCAATCCTCAGAATCCGAAATCTTTAGCCTTAAGAACACACTCTCAGACTTCTGGATGGAGTTTAACGGAACAGGAACCTTTTAATAATATTACACGGACAACAATTGAAGCCTTATCTTCGGCTTTAGGCGGAACACAGTCTTTGCATACCAATGCTTTGGATGAAGCCATTGCTTTACCAACAGATTATTCCGCAAAAATTGCCAGAAATACCCAAATCATTCTTCAGCAGGAAAGTCGAATCTGCGACGTTGTTGACCCAATGGGCGGAAGTCATTTAGTTGAATCTCTGACTCAAAAAATGATTGATGAAGCGATGAAGTACATCGATGAGGTCGAAAAAGAAGGCGGAATGACAAAAGCCATCGAAGCCGGAATTCCGAAAATGAGAATCGAAGAAGCATCAGCCATTAAGCAGGCAAAAATTGACAGCGGAGAAGAATTCATCATCGGAATCAATTCCTTCAAATCAGATTTAAAACAAACCGAAATCGAAATCCTCGACATCGATAATACAGAAGTTCGCAGAAAACAAATCGAAAGATTAGAAAAAATTAAAGCCGAACGAAATCCAGAAGCCTTCGAAAAAATTTTAAACAAAATCCGAGAAACAGCCAAAACAGGAAACGGAAATCTTCTTGAGCTTTGTATTGAAGCTGCTCGCAGAAGAGTAACACTTGGCGAAATGAGCGATGCAATGGAAGAAAGTTTCGGACGTTACAAAGCCAATATCAGAACCATATCAGGAGTTTACGCAATGAATGCAAGCAAAAATGAATACTTTGAAAAAGCCGTTGCTTTAAGTCAAAAATTTGAAGACCAGGAAGGAAGACGACCGAGAATTATGGTTGCAAAAATGGGTCAAGATGGTCACGACCGTGGTGCGAAAGTAGTAGCAACCGCATTTGCCGATATGGGATTTGATGTGGATGTTGCACCGCTTTTCCAAACGCCAGAAGAAGTTGCGAAACAAGCCGTGGAAAATGATATTCATATTTTGGGAGTTTCGTCTTTGGCTGCTGGCCACAAAACTTTGGTTCCGCAAGTTGTGGAAGAATTAAAAAAACTCGGTGCAGATGATATTACAATCGTTGTTGGTGGCGTAATTCCTCAGCAAGATTATGAGTTTTTGTACGCAAACGGAGCGCATCATATTTTCGGTCCTGGGACTAATTTGCCGAAAAGTGCGGTGGAGATTTTGGAGAAATTTTTGTCTTAA
- the htpG gene encoding molecular chaperone HtpG — protein MSIGSINVSVENIFPLIKKFLYSDHEIFLRELISNATDATTKLKHLTVIGEAKVDYGNPIIEVKIDKEAKTLTIKDQGLGMTGAEVEKYINQVAFSGAEEFLEKYKDSAKDAGIIGHFGLGFYSAFMVAEKVEIFTKSYKEDSKAVRWICDGSPEYTLEETEKSDRGTEIVLHIAEDSLEFLEESKIRELLTKYNKFNQIPIKFGTKTETLPLPEGSAEDAKPETVEVDNIINNPNPAWTKAPSELKDEDYNNFYRELYPMQFEDPLFHIHLNVDYPFNLTGVLFFPKLANNLNIEKDKIQLYQNQVYVTDEVKGIVPDFLMLLRGVIDSPDIPLNVSRSYLQADGAVKKISSYITKKVADKMVSLFNENREDYEKKWNDIKIVIEYGMISEDKFYEKSDKFALYPTTDGTYYLWNELIDKIKPTQTDKDGKTIILYANNADEQHSYIESAKEKGYEVLLLDSPIVPHLIQKLEASKENVSFARVDADHINNLIKKDEPKISKLNDSDKETLKKEIEESINDQKFTVQLEDLDSTDAPFTLTQPEFFRRMKDMQATGGGGMFAMGGFPEMYNLVVNSNSNFAEELLKKENADEKKSMINQALDLAKLSQNLLKGKELTDFIKRSFESLK, from the coding sequence ATGTCAATAGGAAGTATTAATGTGTCGGTGGAGAATATTTTTCCGCTGATCAAGAAGTTTCTTTACAGTGATCACGAGATTTTTCTTCGTGAATTAATCTCGAATGCGACGGATGCAACGACGAAGTTGAAACATCTGACCGTGATTGGTGAAGCGAAAGTGGATTATGGAAATCCAATCATCGAGGTGAAAATTGATAAGGAGGCAAAAACGCTGACCATCAAGGATCAAGGTCTTGGGATGACGGGCGCGGAAGTTGAGAAATACATCAATCAAGTGGCGTTTTCAGGCGCTGAGGAATTCCTTGAAAAATATAAGGATTCTGCGAAAGATGCGGGAATTATTGGACATTTTGGTCTAGGATTTTACTCGGCATTTATGGTGGCGGAGAAAGTGGAAATCTTCACAAAATCTTACAAAGAAGATAGCAAAGCGGTTCGTTGGATCTGTGATGGAAGTCCGGAATATACTTTGGAAGAAACCGAAAAATCCGACAGAGGAACGGAAATCGTGCTTCATATTGCAGAAGATTCTTTGGAGTTTTTGGAGGAATCAAAAATCCGTGAGCTTTTGACGAAGTATAATAAATTCAATCAGATTCCAATTAAATTTGGAACAAAAACGGAGACTTTGCCTTTGCCGGAAGGTTCTGCGGAAGATGCAAAACCAGAAACAGTTGAGGTAGACAATATCATCAATAATCCAAATCCGGCCTGGACAAAAGCGCCGAGTGAGCTGAAAGACGAGGATTACAATAATTTCTACAGAGAATTGTATCCGATGCAATTTGAGGATCCGTTGTTCCATATCCATTTGAACGTGGATTATCCGTTCAATTTGACGGGAGTTTTGTTCTTCCCGAAATTGGCGAATAACCTTAATATCGAGAAAGATAAAATTCAATTGTATCAAAATCAGGTTTATGTGACGGATGAGGTGAAAGGGATTGTTCCTGATTTCTTGATGCTACTAAGAGGTGTGATCGATTCTCCGGATATTCCGCTGAACGTTTCCCGTTCATACTTGCAGGCTGACGGCGCAGTTAAGAAAATCTCGTCTTACATCACGAAAAAAGTGGCGGACAAAATGGTTTCACTCTTCAATGAAAACCGTGAAGATTATGAAAAGAAATGGAATGACATTAAAATCGTGATCGAGTACGGAATGATCTCTGAAGATAAATTCTACGAAAAATCTGACAAATTTGCGCTTTACCCAACGACAGACGGAACTTATTATCTTTGGAATGAATTGATTGACAAAATCAAGCCAACTCAAACAGATAAAGATGGAAAAACTATCATTCTTTATGCTAACAATGCTGATGAACAACATAGTTATATAGAATCTGCAAAAGAAAAAGGTTATGAAGTTCTGTTGTTGGATTCTCCGATTGTTCCGCATCTCATCCAGAAATTGGAAGCATCGAAAGAGAATGTTTCTTTTGCTAGAGTGGATGCAGACCATATCAATAACCTTATCAAAAAAGATGAGCCTAAGATTTCTAAACTAAATGATTCGGATAAAGAGACTTTGAAGAAAGAAATCGAAGAATCGATTAATGACCAGAAGTTTACGGTTCAATTAGAAGATCTGGATTCTACAGACGCACCGTTTACTTTGACTCAGCCGGAGTTTTTCAGAAGAATGAAAGATATGCAGGCAACCGGTGGAGGCGGAATGTTCGCAATGGGCGGTTTCCCTGAGATGTATAACTTGGTGGTGAATTCTAATTCAAATTTCGCTGAGGAATTGTTGAAAAAAGAAAATGCTGATGAGAAGAAATCAATGATTAATCAGGCTTTGGATTTGGCAAAATTGTCTCAGAATCTTTTGAAAGGAAAAGAGCTGACGGATTTTATCAAGCGTAGTTTTGAGAGCTTGAAGTAA
- a CDS encoding ADP-ribosyltransferase, whose product MKKDVIRYYKHFFATAKSNPNIIDALYEKIPDFVLETLTDEMLWKDFVSLSESAIDTSGTNENISVINLLKGIKNGTWWVNQINNNPSIIRKVLNKLTAKYLEEFIIELTKVGSKVWKDSDYQNAITYSLEMKDTLKNGVVENRFVYWTGFLEKEKKFEVGFTIHSYEDGNWAPSESGSQTLGINEAFTPLRIPDDKEAYFIPTIVANYFTEKQMDEDRWTVLNNIAAGLLPEFEASAFKSFSSLATKLRYSKYLRVLGKNPAFQKILVELSSTRYMAKYLSLEEEAAVRLYKSAYYSNLNRALRGEIAMTEEYKVYKELLNNALKKLPKTSSSTFYRLERMSPEMLKKEYVVGKVIEKKGFTSSTYDYMSAEEMMYDDLGFNVLIKITGKNGKNIEATSLLNAEREVLFKSNTKFIVEEIKPIPNPVNPGEDIMFIKLIEK is encoded by the coding sequence ATGAAAAAAGACGTCATCCGATATTATAAACACTTCTTTGCAACTGCTAAAAGCAATCCTAATATTATTGATGCTTTATATGAAAAGATTCCTGATTTTGTTTTAGAAACCCTTACAGATGAAATGCTTTGGAAAGATTTTGTTTCTCTTTCTGAAAGTGCAATTGATACATCTGGGACTAATGAAAATATTTCTGTCATTAATCTGCTGAAAGGAATAAAAAACGGAACTTGGTGGGTCAACCAAATCAACAATAATCCTTCTATTATAAGAAAGGTTTTGAATAAACTTACAGCTAAATATCTTGAAGAATTTATTATTGAATTGACAAAAGTAGGAAGTAAGGTCTGGAAAGATTCTGATTATCAAAATGCGATTACTTATTCTCTTGAAATGAAAGACACATTGAAAAATGGTGTTGTTGAAAACAGATTTGTTTATTGGACTGGATTTTTGGAAAAAGAAAAGAAATTTGAAGTCGGTTTTACCATTCATTCTTATGAAGATGGAAATTGGGCACCTTCAGAAAGTGGTTCTCAAACATTGGGTATAAATGAAGCCTTCACCCCTTTGAGAATACCAGACGATAAAGAAGCATATTTTATACCAACCATTGTTGCTAACTATTTTACTGAAAAACAAATGGATGAAGACCGCTGGACGGTTTTGAACAATATTGCAGCAGGCTTATTACCAGAGTTTGAAGCCAGTGCTTTTAAAAGCTTCTCTTCTTTAGCTACAAAATTAAGATATTCGAAGTATTTAAGAGTTTTAGGAAAAAATCCTGCTTTTCAGAAAATATTAGTTGAACTTTCCAGCACAAGGTATATGGCAAAATATTTATCTTTGGAAGAGGAAGCGGCAGTAAGGCTTTATAAATCAGCATATTATTCTAATTTAAACAGAGCTTTAAGGGGCGAAATTGCAATGACAGAGGAATATAAAGTGTATAAAGAACTACTAAATAATGCTTTAAAAAAACTACCAAAAACTAGTTCTTCTACTTTTTACAGATTAGAGAGAATGTCTCCTGAAATGCTGAAGAAAGAATATGTAGTTGGTAAGGTGATAGAGAAAAAGGGTTTCACATCTTCTACTTATGATTATATGTCTGCAGAAGAAATGATGTATGATGATTTAGGTTTTAATGTATTAATAAAAATCACAGGTAAAAACGGGAAGAATATAGAAGCGACCTCATTATTAAATGCTGAACGAGAAGTGCTTTTTAAGAGTAATACAAAGTTTATAGTTGAGGAAATTAAACCGATACCAAATCCAGTTAATCCAGGTGAAGATATAATGTTTATTAAATTAATTGAAAAATAG